From Terriglobales bacterium, the proteins below share one genomic window:
- a CDS encoding amino acid permease, producing the protein MTPQIGTASRPTAPAQDQELVKGLGLTSATTLVMGSMIGSGIFIVSADIARLVNSPVLLIAAWVVTGFMTVVGALCYGELAAMMPKAGGQYVFLRDSLGPLWGFLYGWTFFLVIQCGTIAAVGVAFGKFLGVFFPSVSSTHWILHFWKAPALHVGPMVLGNMDVGLNTANLAGIIIIVLLSIVNVFGVRTGAMVQNVFTFAKVAALLGLVLLGLFVGGNAVASAANFGPEFWRHFSWSARFPVEVGVGGPIAMVSVLKILAVAQVGSLFSADAWNNVTFTAAEVRNPSRNLPLSLAMGTGIVILLYIAANFAYLSVLPLHGDPNGATVFARGIQYAAEDRVGTAALQGIFGSAGAAMMAAAILVSTFGCNNGLILAGARVYYAMAKDGLFFRGVARLHPTYKTPAVSLMVQMVWCSILCLSGTYGQLLDYIIFAVLVFYILTILGLFVLRTKLPDAPRPYRAIGYPVLPAIYIVMALFIDIVLLRYKPQYTWPGLIIVLVGIPVYFVWSRRNQQSIASS; encoded by the coding sequence GTGACCCCTCAAATCGGCACGGCAAGCCGTCCCACCGCTCCCGCCCAAGACCAGGAACTCGTCAAGGGTCTTGGCCTGACCAGCGCCACCACTCTTGTCATGGGCTCCATGATCGGCTCGGGAATCTTCATCGTTTCCGCCGACATTGCCCGCCTCGTCAATTCCCCCGTCCTGCTGATAGCCGCCTGGGTCGTCACCGGGTTCATGACCGTGGTCGGCGCGCTCTGCTACGGCGAGCTGGCGGCCATGATGCCCAAGGCGGGAGGCCAGTATGTATTCCTGCGGGATTCCCTCGGGCCACTATGGGGCTTTCTCTACGGCTGGACCTTTTTTCTCGTGATCCAGTGCGGCACCATCGCCGCTGTCGGCGTGGCGTTCGGAAAGTTCCTGGGCGTGTTCTTCCCGTCCGTTTCTTCTACGCACTGGATCCTCCACTTCTGGAAAGCGCCCGCTCTGCATGTTGGCCCCATGGTTCTGGGCAACATGGACGTCGGCCTGAACACCGCCAACCTCGCCGGCATCATCATCATTGTTTTGCTATCGATCGTGAATGTTTTCGGCGTACGCACCGGGGCGATGGTGCAGAACGTTTTCACCTTCGCCAAGGTGGCGGCGTTATTGGGCCTGGTTCTTCTCGGCCTGTTCGTCGGCGGCAATGCGGTCGCCAGCGCCGCCAACTTCGGCCCCGAATTCTGGCGTCACTTCAGTTGGAGCGCCCGTTTCCCGGTGGAAGTTGGGGTTGGCGGCCCGATCGCGATGGTCAGCGTGCTGAAGATTCTCGCCGTCGCGCAGGTCGGCTCGTTGTTTTCCGCCGACGCATGGAACAACGTGACCTTCACCGCCGCCGAGGTCCGCAATCCCAGCCGCAACCTGCCGCTGTCGCTGGCCATGGGAACCGGCATCGTGATTTTGCTCTACATTGCGGCGAATTTCGCCTATCTCTCGGTCCTGCCGCTGCATGGTGACCCCAACGGCGCCACGGTCTTCGCGCGCGGCATCCAGTACGCCGCCGAAGACCGCGTCGGCACCGCTGCGCTGCAAGGCATCTTCGGCAGCGCGGGCGCGGCCATGATGGCGGCCGCCATCCTCGTGTCAACTTTCGGTTGCAACAACGGCCTCATCCTCGCCGGGGCGCGCGTGTATTACGCCATGGCTAAGGATGGCCTCTTCTTCCGCGGCGTCGCCCGCCTGCACCCCACGTATAAGACTCCGGCGGTATCTCTGATGGTGCAGATGGTCTGGTGCTCCATCCTGTGCCTCTCCGGGACCTACGGCCAGTTGCTCGACTACATCATCTTCGCGGTGCTTGTGTTCTATATTCTTACCATCCTCGGCCTGTTTGTTCTGCGAACCAAGCTGCCGGACGCGCCCCGTCCCTATCGCGCCATCGGCTACCCGGTCTTACCCGCCATTTACATTGTGATGGCCCTCTTTATTGATATAGTGCTGCTGCGCTACAAGCCCCAGTACACCTGGCCGGGGCTGATTATTGTTCTGGTGGGGATTCCCGTGTATTTCGTGTGGTCCCGAAGAAATCAGCAATCCATCGCCTCGTCGTAG
- the accC gene encoding acetyl-CoA carboxylase biotin carboxylase subunit: MFKKILIANRGEIALRVICACKELGIRAVAIYSDADRNSLHVRFADEAICIGPPRLSESYLNIPAVISAAEIANVDAIHPGYGLLSENANFAEVCETCGIKFIGPPPEITRLMGEKEKARQAMKQAGVPILPGSEGVVQSAGEAAEWVREVGFPVIVKASAGGGGRGMRVIRSEEEIPNLFQAAQSEAAAAFGNGDLYMEKFIERPRHIEFQILADQYRNVISLGERECSIQRRHQKLLEESPSAVVTPELRARMAKILSETLAKIGYVNAGTVEFLMDEDGSLHFIEMNTRIQVEHAVTEMVTDVDLVKSQIRLAMGERLEKVLNGPVATRGHAIECRINAEHPEKFTPSAGKITTFNPPGGTGVRVDTAAYAESVVPPYYDSLIAKLVARGRDREEAISRMSRALEMFIIEGIHTSIPLHRRILAHPDFRAGRTDTKFMERLLAPPKAAGSQ, translated from the coding sequence TTGTTTAAGAAAATCCTCATCGCCAATCGCGGGGAAATTGCGCTCCGTGTCATCTGCGCCTGCAAGGAACTCGGCATTCGCGCCGTGGCCATCTATAGCGATGCCGATCGCAACTCGCTGCACGTGCGCTTTGCCGACGAGGCTATCTGCATCGGTCCTCCCCGCCTGAGCGAGAGCTATCTCAACATCCCAGCCGTCATCAGTGCCGCCGAGATCGCCAATGTGGACGCGATCCATCCCGGCTATGGCCTGCTGAGCGAAAATGCCAATTTCGCCGAGGTCTGCGAAACCTGCGGCATCAAGTTCATCGGGCCGCCGCCGGAGATCACCCGTCTGATGGGCGAAAAAGAAAAAGCGCGTCAGGCGATGAAGCAAGCCGGCGTGCCCATCCTCCCCGGTTCCGAGGGCGTCGTCCAGTCAGCCGGTGAAGCGGCCGAGTGGGTACGGGAAGTCGGGTTCCCGGTCATCGTGAAAGCCTCCGCAGGTGGCGGCGGTCGCGGCATGCGCGTCATCCGCAGCGAGGAGGAGATTCCCAATCTCTTTCAGGCGGCGCAATCGGAGGCGGCGGCCGCGTTCGGCAATGGCGACCTCTACATGGAGAAGTTCATCGAGCGCCCGCGGCATATCGAGTTCCAGATCCTCGCCGACCAGTACCGTAACGTCATTTCCCTGGGCGAACGTGAATGTTCCATCCAGCGCCGCCACCAGAAGTTGCTGGAAGAGTCTCCCTCCGCCGTGGTCACGCCCGAGCTGCGCGCGCGCATGGCCAAGATACTGTCGGAAACGCTGGCGAAGATCGGGTACGTGAATGCCGGCACGGTCGAGTTCCTTATGGACGAGGACGGCAGCCTGCACTTCATCGAGATGAACACGCGCATCCAGGTGGAGCACGCGGTCACAGAAATGGTGACCGACGTTGATCTGGTCAAAAGCCAGATCCGGCTCGCCATGGGAGAACGTCTCGAGAAGGTTTTGAACGGCCCCGTCGCAACCCGCGGCCACGCTATCGAGTGCCGCATCAATGCCGAGCATCCGGAGAAGTTCACCCCGTCGGCGGGAAAGATCACGACCTTCAATCCGCCGGGCGGAACCGGGGTCCGTGTTGACACCGCTGCCTATGCCGAATCCGTCGTGCCGCCGTACTACGATTCACTGATCGCTAAGTTGGTCGCTCGCGGACGGGATCGCGAAGAGGCTATTTCCCGTATGTCGCGCGCCCTCGAGATGTTCATTATCGAGGGCATCCACACTTCCATTCCGCTGCACCGCCGCATTCTGGCCCATCCCGATTTTCGCGCCGGCCGCACCGATACCAAGTTTATGGAACGCTTGCTGGCTCCGCCCAAGGCCGCCGGCTCACAATGA
- the pilQ gene encoding type IV pilus secretin PilQ, with protein sequence MRLKQLLGVLFLLLLVSTMAAAAGPQLTSVNVTGQAQTSTLVLHASGAFTHTEYRPVDNMLLVDLTGVQAGSLKDTSKAVDLPGVVSYRVLGYTGNRGSEVTRLEITLTAGAVVNVSEIAGGLQVRVSTGDAPQQANPVPAAMKTAEPAKPAHAVVASTGPVMVRNIAVTRGQGGIQVEISASAPLTPKTLTLTDPDRVVVDLPNAIPTGHPRSIVVNGADIKSVRMGQFQQDPPVTRVVVDLAGAREFDIMPVGNKLVLKVRPEPSAVVAQAQMTIHTPARPSLAGMVVPAAMTSESPKPQIIAAAMTTTEPSKPQAAAEVVAVQPSFVVKPETPETDTQAQTETKAQTETAAQLLAKSSSPQVSDPSVLPPASGAPATNLAAQQQQQMQRAAQAPAQPGQRYTGEPISVNLKDVDLKDFFRLIHEISGLNIVLDPNVRGSLTLVLDDVPWDQALDIVLQNNGLDRRLEGNVLRIATRDTFTNEAESRRKQAEAQALAVDKVQVTHFLSYAHAQDVMPIVKKFLSARGDVVADPRTNALIITDIPSTIPEVQRLLGQLDRKTQEVEIEARVVSATRNFARDIGVQLGFAWGNTPTAVGGATAVGTSPLLVAIPSPTYFTTGNAIPLFSNLGAVGPTSGFSVSNATNNYRVDTILTMAESRGLLKILSRPRVVTQNNIGATVKQGVKIPVVTAAQLGGPPTTTYVDAELRLQVTPQITVENTIFLNVDVENTSPDFGHQVQGNPTLLTQQATTQVLVTDGGTVVIGGVIQTQNSVSVTQVPLLGDIPVLGNLFKRRSVSTQTQELIFFITPKIVQT encoded by the coding sequence ATGAGGCTTAAGCAACTGCTGGGTGTTTTATTCCTGTTGCTCCTTGTGAGCACGATGGCGGCCGCCGCTGGCCCCCAACTCACCAGCGTCAATGTAACGGGCCAGGCCCAAACGTCCACCCTTGTCCTCCACGCGAGCGGCGCGTTCACCCACACTGAATATCGCCCGGTCGACAACATGCTGCTGGTGGATCTCACGGGCGTGCAAGCCGGCAGCCTGAAGGACACCAGCAAGGCTGTCGATCTGCCGGGTGTTGTCTCCTACCGTGTGCTGGGATATACCGGCAACCGCGGCAGCGAGGTAACTCGTCTGGAGATTACGCTCACTGCCGGCGCCGTGGTCAATGTTTCCGAGATCGCCGGCGGACTTCAGGTGCGAGTGAGCACAGGTGACGCCCCGCAGCAAGCCAATCCGGTTCCTGCCGCTATGAAGACGGCGGAACCGGCCAAGCCCGCGCACGCGGTCGTCGCGAGCACCGGGCCGGTGATGGTGCGGAATATCGCGGTTACGCGCGGCCAGGGCGGCATTCAGGTTGAGATCTCCGCCAGCGCCCCGCTTACCCCGAAGACGCTGACGCTAACGGATCCGGATCGAGTCGTGGTCGACCTGCCCAATGCCATTCCGACCGGACATCCGCGTTCGATCGTGGTCAACGGCGCCGACATCAAGTCGGTGCGCATGGGACAATTTCAGCAAGACCCGCCCGTGACGCGGGTCGTGGTCGACCTTGCCGGCGCTCGCGAGTTCGATATTATGCCCGTCGGCAACAAGCTGGTTCTGAAGGTCAGGCCGGAACCGTCGGCGGTTGTAGCACAGGCTCAGATGACGATTCATACCCCGGCGAGGCCATCGCTTGCGGGCATGGTTGTTCCCGCCGCGATGACGTCGGAATCGCCCAAGCCGCAGATCATCGCGGCCGCCATGACTACGACCGAACCGTCGAAGCCGCAAGCGGCGGCTGAGGTGGTTGCGGTCCAACCAAGCTTCGTGGTCAAACCGGAGACACCCGAAACTGATACCCAGGCCCAAACCGAAACCAAAGCACAAACTGAAACTGCCGCTCAGCTCCTGGCCAAGAGCAGTTCGCCGCAGGTCTCTGACCCCAGCGTGCTGCCTCCCGCCAGCGGCGCGCCGGCGACCAACTTGGCAGCTCAGCAGCAACAGCAGATGCAACGTGCGGCGCAAGCGCCCGCCCAACCTGGCCAGCGCTATACCGGCGAACCCATTTCGGTGAACCTGAAGGATGTTGACCTGAAGGATTTCTTCCGCCTGATCCACGAAATCAGCGGGCTCAACATCGTGCTGGATCCCAATGTGCGTGGCAGCTTGACCCTCGTGCTGGACGATGTGCCGTGGGATCAGGCTCTCGACATCGTTCTGCAGAACAACGGGCTGGACCGGCGTTTAGAAGGCAACGTGCTCCGCATCGCAACCCGGGACACCTTCACCAACGAGGCCGAGTCGCGCCGCAAGCAAGCCGAAGCGCAGGCCCTGGCCGTGGACAAGGTCCAGGTAACGCACTTCCTCAGCTACGCTCACGCCCAGGATGTAATGCCGATCGTCAAGAAGTTCCTCTCGGCGCGTGGCGATGTTGTCGCCGATCCGCGCACCAATGCGTTGATCATCACCGACATTCCCAGCACCATTCCTGAGGTCCAGCGCCTGCTCGGACAACTGGACCGCAAGACGCAGGAAGTTGAAATCGAAGCCCGCGTCGTCTCGGCTACTCGTAACTTTGCGCGTGACATCGGTGTACAGCTTGGATTTGCCTGGGGTAACACTCCCACGGCAGTCGGCGGCGCGACGGCGGTCGGAACCAGTCCGCTCCTCGTCGCCATCCCGAGCCCAACCTACTTCACCACTGGCAATGCGATTCCGCTGTTCTCAAACCTGGGCGCTGTAGGTCCGACCTCCGGCTTCAGCGTGTCGAACGCGACCAACAATTACCGCGTCGACACCATCCTCACCATGGCCGAGAGCCGCGGCCTGTTGAAGATTCTGTCGCGGCCGCGGGTGGTGACCCAGAACAACATTGGCGCCACCGTGAAGCAGGGCGTGAAGATTCCGGTGGTAACCGCGGCGCAGTTGGGCGGCCCGCCGACCACGACGTATGTTGACGCCGAACTGCGGTTGCAGGTGACTCCGCAAATCACGGTGGAGAACACCATCTTCTTGAACGTGGATGTGGAGAATACCTCGCCCGACTTTGGCCACCAGGTGCAAGGCAATCCCACACTGCTCACGCAACAGGCCACCACGCAGGTGTTGGTGACGGACGGCGGCACGGTGGTCATCGGCGGTGTCATCCAGACGCAAAACTCGGTGTCTGTGACCCAGGTGCCTCTCCTGGGCGACATTCCGGTCCTCGGCAACCTCTTCAAGCGTCGGAGCGTTTCCACTCAGACGCAGGAGTTGATCTTCTTTATCACTCCCAAGATCGTGCAGACATAG
- a CDS encoding Xaa-Pro peptidase family protein — protein MDYLGRQSAVEAHLEKLHLDAFLTTHPANVRYLCGFAGSAGALLLHDGRPAFFTDGRYTAQAREQVAHAGVFISKGSPLLAAAQFAGKRGLRALGVERDHVTLGMHAALRTALGAATRLRGVSGVVEKLRMIKDSEEVALIRDAVNLGASLLDVALKSIRPGIAEAEVAAQIEFAARRAGAEAMSFETIVAAGVRSGMPHGIASALPIPARGFVVLDFGVILHGYCSDMTRTVHVGKASAGARRMYNSVLEAQQSAVNAVRAGTLCGQVDQAARSRLRSAGLARHFTHSTGHGVGLEIHEPPRIGRGQREPLQAGMMITIEPGVYVDGKGGVRIEDMVLVTGGGCEVLTPAPKDFIEL, from the coding sequence ATGGACTACCTCGGCCGCCAGTCTGCCGTAGAAGCGCACCTGGAGAAACTTCACCTCGACGCCTTTCTCACTACCCATCCCGCCAATGTTCGCTACCTGTGTGGCTTTGCCGGAAGCGCCGGGGCGCTGCTCCTGCATGACGGCCGGCCGGCCTTTTTCACCGACGGGCGGTACACAGCGCAGGCGCGAGAGCAGGTTGCGCATGCTGGCGTTTTCATCAGCAAGGGATCACCGCTGCTCGCCGCCGCCCAATTTGCCGGGAAAAGGGGGTTGCGCGCCCTCGGAGTTGAGCGCGATCACGTCACCCTCGGCATGCACGCCGCGCTTCGCACCGCGCTGGGCGCTGCAACGCGGCTGCGCGGCGTTTCCGGGGTGGTGGAAAAGCTGCGGATGATCAAGGACTCCGAGGAGGTCGCCCTCATTCGCGATGCCGTGAATCTCGGCGCCAGCTTGCTGGACGTCGCACTGAAGTCAATTCGTCCAGGCATCGCTGAAGCGGAGGTTGCAGCGCAAATTGAATTCGCTGCGCGACGTGCCGGGGCGGAGGCCATGTCGTTTGAAACGATCGTCGCTGCCGGCGTACGTTCCGGCATGCCGCACGGCATTGCTTCCGCTCTTCCCATTCCAGCGCGCGGATTCGTCGTCTTGGATTTCGGTGTTATACTCCACGGTTATTGTTCGGACATGACTCGCACTGTGCATGTCGGCAAAGCGTCCGCCGGCGCGCGCAGGATGTATAACTCGGTGCTTGAGGCGCAGCAGTCGGCGGTCAATGCGGTGCGCGCCGGTACCTTGTGTGGACAGGTCGATCAGGCTGCTCGATCTAGGCTGCGTAGCGCCGGATTGGCGAGACATTTCACGCATTCCACCGGTCACGGCGTGGGATTGGAAATCCACGAACCGCCGCGTATCGGCCGAGGGCAGCGGGAACCGCTGCAGGCCGGCATGATGATCACCATCGAACCCGGTGTCTACGTGGACGGCAAAGGCGGCGTTCGCATTGAAGACATGGTCCTGGTGACCGGCGGCGGCTGCGAGGTTCTTACGCCTGCCCCCAAAGATTTTATCGAGCTGTGA
- a CDS encoding amino acid permease produces the protein MSNLLKTKSLDVLMTEAHETGEHSLKRALGPINLITLGIGAIIGAGIFVLTGQAAAQYAGPAIMLSYVLAGLGCVFAGLCYAEFASMIPIAGSAYTYGYATLGEIFAWIIGWDLILEYAFGAATVASGWSSTLVAFLQDYGINLPPQICDTPGTVWVKYATPPATVPYWQPLSTVEKVLTGAHIDWHTLPHATAAFNLVAFLAIIAVTAILIVGIKESANFNTTIVFVKLIAVITFIIVAGMYVMSHRAEAAANWSIFIPPNAGHYGAYGWSGIARAAGVVFFAYIGFDAVSTAAQEAKNPQKDMPIGILGSLIICTVLYLLVSGLLTATVHYSQLNIGAPVSLAIRHTGVKWGSYVVNAGALAGLSTVMLVMLLGQSRVFYSMAHDGLLWKWAGEIHPKFRTPWKSTAITGLCVAVIGSLVPIGDLGEMVSIGTLMAFVIVCAGIWTMRKKRPDAPRPFRTPWVPLVPIMGIIISLLMMVSLNTATWIRLFVWLIIGMIVYFTYGRKHSKVQLAGSEPEKKPKPGTVMAD, from the coding sequence ATGTCCAACCTTCTGAAAACCAAGTCGCTCGACGTGCTTATGACGGAAGCTCACGAAACCGGTGAGCACAGTCTAAAGCGCGCCCTCGGGCCGATTAACCTCATCACCCTCGGCATCGGCGCCATCATCGGCGCCGGCATCTTCGTGCTGACCGGCCAAGCCGCCGCGCAGTACGCAGGTCCGGCCATCATGCTCTCGTACGTTCTGGCAGGACTCGGCTGTGTGTTCGCCGGACTGTGTTATGCCGAGTTTGCTTCCATGATCCCCATCGCGGGCTCCGCCTACACCTACGGCTACGCGACCTTGGGCGAGATCTTCGCTTGGATCATCGGCTGGGACCTCATCCTGGAGTACGCCTTTGGCGCGGCCACCGTTGCTTCCGGCTGGAGCAGCACGCTGGTCGCATTCCTCCAGGACTATGGAATTAACCTGCCACCGCAGATCTGCGACACGCCCGGTACGGTGTGGGTGAAGTATGCAACACCGCCGGCCACCGTGCCTTACTGGCAGCCGCTGAGCACGGTCGAAAAGGTCCTCACCGGCGCCCACATCGACTGGCACACGCTGCCGCATGCCACCGCAGCGTTCAATCTTGTCGCGTTCCTGGCGATCATCGCGGTGACTGCCATACTCATCGTCGGCATCAAGGAATCGGCGAACTTCAACACAACGATCGTTTTCGTGAAGTTGATTGCCGTCATCACCTTCATCATCGTCGCCGGCATGTACGTGATGAGCCATCGCGCCGAGGCGGCTGCGAACTGGTCTATCTTCATCCCGCCCAATGCTGGCCACTACGGCGCGTACGGATGGTCGGGTATAGCGCGAGCCGCCGGCGTGGTGTTCTTTGCCTACATTGGGTTCGACGCGGTGTCCACGGCAGCGCAGGAAGCGAAAAACCCGCAAAAGGACATGCCCATCGGCATCCTTGGTTCGCTGATCATCTGCACCGTCCTTTACCTGTTGGTTTCCGGTCTTCTCACCGCCACCGTCCACTATTCGCAGCTCAACATTGGCGCGCCGGTCTCGCTGGCCATCCGCCATACGGGCGTGAAGTGGGGCAGTTACGTGGTGAACGCTGGCGCACTCGCCGGCTTGAGTACGGTGATGTTGGTCATGTTGCTGGGCCAGTCGCGTGTGTTCTATTCCATGGCGCACGATGGTCTGCTATGGAAGTGGGCTGGAGAAATCCATCCAAAATTCCGCACCCCGTGGAAATCGACGGCGATCACAGGTCTCTGCGTTGCGGTCATAGGCTCGCTGGTTCCAATTGGTGACCTGGGCGAAATGGTGTCCATTGGCACCCTGATGGCATTCGTGATTGTCTGTGCCGGTATCTGGACCATGCGCAAGAAGCGCCCAGATGCTCCGCGCCCGTTCCGGACGCCGTGGGTTCCCTTGGTTCCGATCATGGGGATCATCATCTCGCTGCTCATGATGGTGTCGCTGAACACTGCAACCTGGATCCGCTTGTTCGTCTGGCTCATCATCGGCATGATCGTCTACTTCACCTACGGCCGTAAGCACAGCAAGGTCCAACTGGCCGGCAGCGAGCCCGAGAAGAAACCTAAGCCGGGAACCGTCATGGCGGATTAG
- the thiE gene encoding thiamine phosphate synthase, whose product MTSHDPSLSSPIGILRTAAFPKLYAILDAFCFPGDRELFQFAEDVLAAGVTLLQYRNKNGSPRQMLSQARELRRIAGNRARLIMNDRADLCLAAAFDGVHVGQDDLPPPAVRRIVQIQLWMGVSTHNVDQLRAADQTDADYLAIGPVFATRSKAKPDPVVGLEGVRSARSLTRKPLVAIGGITRQNATSVLQAGADSVAVISDLLGDPRRAVGEFLRFPY is encoded by the coding sequence ATGACCAGCCACGATCCATCTCTGTCTTCGCCGATCGGAATCCTTAGAACCGCCGCTTTTCCAAAGCTCTATGCAATTCTGGACGCATTCTGTTTTCCCGGTGATCGCGAACTCTTCCAATTTGCCGAAGATGTGCTCGCCGCAGGTGTTACGCTCTTGCAATACCGCAATAAAAATGGCAGTCCGCGACAGATGCTGTCGCAGGCGCGAGAGTTGCGCCGCATCGCCGGCAATCGCGCGCGCCTCATTATGAATGACCGTGCCGATCTTTGCCTCGCTGCCGCTTTCGATGGCGTCCATGTCGGCCAGGACGATCTTCCCCCGCCGGCCGTCAGGAGGATCGTCCAAATCCAGCTCTGGATGGGCGTTTCCACCCATAACGTGGACCAGCTTCGGGCCGCGGACCAAACCGACGCCGACTACCTCGCCATCGGTCCGGTCTTCGCGACCCGCAGCAAGGCCAAGCCTGACCCTGTCGTCGGCCTCGAGGGCGTGCGCTCGGCACGGTCGCTGACCCGCAAACCGCTGGTCGCCATCGGGGGAATCACGCGACAGAATGCAACTTCCGTGCTCCAGGCCGGTGCCGACTCTGTCGCCGTCATTTCCGATCTGTTGGGGGACCCACGCCGTGCCGTGGGAGAATTCCTCCGCTTCCCCTACTGA
- a CDS encoding potassium channel protein, with the protein MKAIRNLKLVALALAVLFGLGTAGFHVMEGWTWFDSFYMVLITVTTIGYSEVHPLSHSGEVFNVFIIIIGVGLVFLLIGVVAQALLEFELTQFFGRRRMEREIDRLSGHFIICGAGRVGRSTARELARKPAPFVIIENADTKMERLPPEWLVIRGDATQEATLRQAQIERARGLVAATTTDATNIYIVLTARGLNPELKIIARASEEDAEKHLKTAGADSVISPYHFAGHRIAQSFLRPHVLDFIDSATVRLGVDLEIAEIEVGARSRYVGQTFRTSKMRSDTGIIVLAVKRDGSMRFNPAPDDRIEAGDTLIAMGEPAGLRKLEEAAGVAS; encoded by the coding sequence ATGAAAGCCATCCGCAATCTCAAGCTCGTCGCGCTCGCCCTCGCCGTGCTCTTCGGACTCGGCACCGCGGGCTTCCACGTCATGGAAGGCTGGACGTGGTTCGACAGCTTCTACATGGTCCTGATCACGGTCACCACCATTGGGTACTCGGAAGTCCACCCGCTCTCGCATTCCGGTGAGGTTTTCAACGTATTCATCATCATCATCGGTGTCGGCCTGGTGTTTCTGTTGATCGGGGTTGTGGCACAGGCTTTGCTAGAATTCGAGCTCACGCAGTTCTTTGGAAGGCGGCGCATGGAACGCGAGATCGACCGCCTCAGCGGTCACTTCATCATCTGCGGCGCCGGACGCGTCGGGCGCAGCACCGCGCGCGAACTGGCGCGCAAGCCCGCGCCTTTTGTCATCATCGAAAATGCGGACACGAAAATGGAACGCCTTCCGCCCGAGTGGCTGGTCATTCGAGGTGATGCCACGCAGGAAGCTACTCTTCGCCAAGCGCAAATCGAGCGCGCCCGCGGCCTGGTTGCGGCGACGACAACGGATGCCACCAACATCTACATCGTGCTCACCGCGCGCGGCTTGAACCCGGAGCTCAAGATCATTGCCCGCGCCAGCGAGGAGGATGCCGAGAAGCACCTGAAGACCGCCGGCGCCGACTCCGTCATATCGCCCTATCACTTTGCCGGTCATCGCATCGCGCAGTCCTTCTTGCGTCCGCATGTGCTCGACTTCATCGACTCCGCCACCGTGCGTCTTGGTGTAGACCTGGAAATCGCGGAGATTGAGGTCGGCGCGCGTTCGCGCTACGTCGGGCAGACGTTTCGGACCTCAAAAATGCGCAGCGATACCGGCATCATTGTGCTGGCCGTCAAGCGCGACGGTTCCATGCGCTTCAATCCCGCGCCCGATGACCGTATCGAAGCCGGCGATACCCTCATCGCCATGGGGGAACCGGCGGGCCTGCGCAAGCTGGAGGAAGCCGCAGGAGTCGCAAGCTAA
- the accB gene encoding acetyl-CoA carboxylase biotin carboxyl carrier protein codes for MNQKELKELIEFIIEKDIAEFELERGDVKLRVRRGGAEPQVAVDPRFFVAPQPQPVAQAASAAPATTAPASPASASPPAATTAEVAEEAGLHIVRSPIVGTFYEAASPGAPPFVKPGDTVAVGQVLCIIEAMKLMNEIESDFAGELVNRYVSNAQPVEYGQPLFAIRTQ; via the coding sequence ATGAATCAGAAAGAACTGAAAGAACTCATCGAATTCATAATCGAGAAGGACATCGCCGAATTTGAGTTGGAGCGCGGCGACGTTAAGTTACGTGTCAGGCGTGGTGGCGCCGAACCGCAAGTGGCGGTCGATCCACGTTTTTTTGTTGCTCCACAACCGCAGCCGGTGGCGCAGGCTGCTTCCGCCGCCCCTGCGACTACCGCTCCTGCTTCTCCAGCTTCCGCCTCTCCGCCGGCTGCCACCACGGCGGAGGTCGCCGAGGAGGCGGGGCTGCACATCGTTCGGTCGCCCATCGTAGGCACCTTTTATGAGGCTGCCTCACCGGGAGCGCCTCCGTTCGTCAAGCCGGGCGATACCGTTGCCGTGGGCCAGGTGCTGTGCATCATCGAGGCGATGAAGCTGATGAACGAAATTGAATCGGACTTCGCCGGCGAACTGGTGAACCGCTATGTCAGCAATGCGCAACCGGTGGAATACGGCCAGCCGCTGTTCGCCATTCGCACGCAGTGA